In the genome of Streptococcus mitis, one region contains:
- a CDS encoding hyaluronoglucosaminidase, whose product MGKHFFEKRCHYSIRKFTIGAASVMIGASIFGAGMVQAAETEGPAETEGTITQAHPLDKLPADIAAAIEKVETATTTEDTEIQPSETESQPENTGETVTKPTETPAPKEETTPKPAETPKEEVAPAAKPAEKPVAKDLVETPDVNHLEKASATASNHEANTQYTAEKAIDGKPDTRWATDQNVEKPTIEFTLEKTTVIKHVEIDWDRRVRGEKNDPNIKSWNLYYAGQDDVNGSGVKEWKLAYQRTGTPLLGEKVDLKEAIQAKYLKLEITDYQAGTMNWKNVGIQEIRAYSNIPDASKPTDIRQVTELEVAKDGKSLVLPKLPGQVSLIGSNKQGVVDLNNKIYKPLTDQTVKVMVQQVKDTHTFTKEFEVLIKGLHADEGVGTKPAVAPAVQQWYGTEGKTSITSSTVISVGDSGFGQEAKFYQTDLESRGLEIATGNQTAQKRIEFKKVEDKGYGKEGYGITVKDGVITVEAATNAGAFYATRTLLQMGEKDLQNGEIRDFPSFSHRGFMLDTGRKFIPYDTLVDIMLNMAYYKMNDLQLHLNDNYIFLKEHLAGKNLSPEEELKYVLEHAKTGFRVETDIVGKDGQKLTSDEHYTKEEMQEIIKLAKALHINLVPEIDTPGHALSFVKVRPDLMYKGQLSARKHNVERVAMLDLDNKYEETLAFVKSVYDKLLDGPDAPLHGVSTVHIGTDEYYGSPESYRRYVNDLIKYIKGKGYTPRIWGSLSAKQGKTLVDWKDVEVDIWSLGWQRPAAAIAQGAKIINITDVPTYSVPSGSNSQAAYGDYANYETQYNRWAPNDFSTGGGPRLEASNPNIIGGGHAVWNDNIDLHETGLTSYDIFKRFFKSMQSTAERTWGSDRAAKTYADRIQPASVYAPQSNPDKTVAEEDLFKINPDTVKDYLAKKVKTSEKGLNFDKDSTIEGLVGDAGPSHVLKMDVTVTGDGEQTFSTSGNNQLYLADKDGYLAYTFEQFHIQFNKKLEKNKRYQISVVTKPQSTEVYVDGEKVERIANPANPRFAHNSLVLPLETIGGFKGILHSAELSNEPFVNPRLIPNDHFTVSATSQELPGTNAEGPVEKAFDNDPNTFWHSKWSGHQAPFTVAMNLKASEKVNGLTYLPRPGGGNGVVTSYEIYAQKDGQMVKVASGTWENNAKEKTVNFDAVETDKVELKVLAGVAGFGSAAEIQLLKPVSTTNAEKPVSPEKPVTPEKPKVEEVSDGTTELADNFVATKPTSDEAVAAASKSQDYLKKEYKVFPTPQKVTYDEGVTKLHKQVNLVMGDNLDIYTRNRLKSVLQDHQISYTSSQSAVAGATNIYLGVHGQNSQAEKEVSGISQGLFDKIDAYALSIKNNTISIVGKDTDAVFYGLTTLKHMLNESEAPVLRNVTVEDYAEIKNRGFIEGYYGNPWSNADRAELMRYGGDLKLTQYFFAPKDDPYHNKKWRELYPEEKLAEIRELARVGNQNKTRYVWTIHPFMNNRIRFGNDADYQKDLETIKAKFTQLMDVGVREFGILADDAPSPVGGYNSYNRLMKDMTDWLTEKQATYGGLRKEMIFVPGQYWGNGREDELKALNENLPTSTSMTLTGGKIWGEVSESFLSNLKNNLTAGGKTYRPVSLWVNWPVTDNSKQHLILGGGEKFLHPNVDPSLLSGIMLNPMQQSEPSKIALFSAAQYAWKQWKSEEEAKKVNDIAFNFVENGKFTDSEASLAFRELGKHMINQNMDGRVVKLEESVELAPKLAAFMSKLKAGQDVGAEREGLRAEFAKLKAAAQLYKASGDEKMRAQIHYWLDNTIDQMDALSALLDGTEAIEKNDSAKLWDSYYKGLKLYEQSQTYTFHYVDHDEKAELGVQHIRPFLLGLREILATEVQKALHPDQVISTFITNRTGVEGGLAEVTDGDLGTHALIKSPNSIKTGDYIGLKFNKAVPLQNLTFAMGTQANPRDTFNNAKVEYLNENDEWVTLSEPSYTGNESLIKYEKLNIRAKAVRMIATSDRDNTWFAVREIAVNRPVEVTRAKQAATVTISPNLMYKYNTTVGQITDGRDNTEAMLANADRTDTTPVNSWVQLDLGEVKPVTKVRLHQGSGDKLAEGVLEYSADGNSWQELDRLTGEQTKEIETPISARYVRIRNTKNINLWWRIADFSVETRTGNSQLTDTNVESLKSTPVDDSLGRYNMQIPSGTKLPAKSYLGMKLDRLHQAELIQAVGAENPSLNLEYSPNAQEWYPADQVTDKSLVRYVRLVNKTDQEQAVTATSLLVQTKEVQPTTLDSTSMGIHPTYGRNDVRKIKNLDQLFDGVYNNFVEFSDYARKDGHITLKLGSERAIKKIRAYIQDGTQNYLRDGKIQVSQDGKTWTDLVTVGDGVANETRDDSLTDGWTHDSKMPGNRYIEGELASPVKANYLRVLFTANYDARFVGFTELVINDGEFVKPINDPTVQGNSGESQGNLYSNLVDGKVLTSYKAEKDQGELVYHLSEPTDVNHIRLVSSLPQGVKARVLARTLKSDKRDSWSEIGEITSSFQTFAVRDKSPLLDVKLVWEGGKPEFYEMTTFHQELPEEPAKPAPTTSKGDEPSPVVEVPEFTGGVNGVEAAVHEVPEYTQVIGTAGDDVVPVVEGLEFKGGVNAVEAATHEVPEYTESMGDSSKLPSPVVEVPDFKGGVNGTEAAVHEVPEYKETASPQATPTEENLKDSVDKVDGDKMSSGNSDVETTVEKFDEFASASVKTDQAQKQEQPQTSVAKVKDQLPATGGEESATLALLGGLGLVLSAVFVKKGKKD is encoded by the coding sequence ATGGGAAAACATTTTTTTGAGAAACGGTGTCATTATAGTATTCGTAAATTTACGATTGGTGCAGCTTCTGTTATGATTGGTGCCAGTATCTTTGGTGCTGGCATGGTTCAAGCAGCTGAAACAGAAGGACCTGCTGAGACAGAAGGAACAATAACACAGGCTCATCCTCTGGATAAACTGCCAGCAGATATAGCAGCAGCAATTGAAAAAGTAGAAACTGCTACTACGACGGAGGATACTGAAATTCAACCAAGTGAGACAGAAAGTCAGCCTGAAAATACTGGAGAAACAGTTACAAAACCAACTGAAACTCCTGCTCCTAAGGAAGAAACAACTCCAAAACCAGCAGAAACTCCCAAAGAAGAAGTAGCTCCAGCAGCTAAACCTGCTGAAAAGCCAGTGGCCAAAGATTTGGTCGAAACTCCAGATGTCAATCATTTAGAAAAAGCTTCTGCTACAGCATCAAACCATGAAGCAAACACACAGTACACAGCAGAAAAGGCAATTGACGGAAAACCTGATACTCGCTGGGCTACTGATCAAAATGTTGAAAAACCAACCATCGAATTTACACTTGAAAAGACAACAGTGATTAAGCATGTGGAGATTGATTGGGATCGCCGTGTTCGTGGTGAAAAAAATGATCCAAATATCAAGTCATGGAATCTTTATTACGCTGGCCAGGATGATGTGAATGGTTCGGGAGTTAAAGAATGGAAGTTAGCTTATCAAAGAACAGGCACTCCACTTCTTGGTGAAAAAGTTGATTTGAAAGAGGCTATTCAAGCCAAGTACCTTAAACTTGAAATCACAGATTACCAAGCTGGTACTATGAACTGGAAAAATGTTGGTATTCAAGAAATTCGTGCCTATTCAAACATTCCGGATGCAAGCAAACCAACAGATATTCGTCAGGTGACAGAACTAGAAGTTGCTAAAGATGGAAAATCTCTAGTATTACCTAAATTACCAGGTCAAGTAAGCTTAATTGGTAGCAACAAACAGGGTGTTGTTGATCTCAATAACAAAATCTACAAACCTTTAACAGATCAAACTGTTAAGGTCATGGTCCAACAAGTCAAAGATACTCATACCTTCACAAAAGAATTTGAAGTTCTTATTAAAGGCTTGCATGCAGACGAAGGTGTTGGAACTAAGCCAGCAGTTGCTCCAGCAGTTCAACAATGGTATGGAACTGAAGGAAAAACTTCTATTACATCATCTACTGTTATTTCAGTCGGAGATTCTGGATTTGGTCAAGAAGCCAAATTCTATCAGACTGACCTTGAAAGTCGTGGCTTAGAAATTGCAACAGGCAATCAGACAGCTCAAAAACGAATTGAATTTAAGAAGGTTGAAGACAAGGGATATGGCAAGGAAGGCTATGGTATCACTGTAAAAGATGGTGTTATCACTGTAGAAGCTGCAACAAATGCAGGTGCCTTTTATGCTACACGTACACTTCTTCAAATGGGAGAAAAAGATCTACAGAACGGTGAGATCCGTGACTTCCCAAGCTTCAGCCACCGTGGCTTTATGCTAGACACAGGTCGTAAGTTTATCCCTTATGATACGCTTGTAGACATCATGCTAAACATGGCCTACTACAAGATGAACGATCTTCAGTTGCACCTAAATGATAACTATATCTTCCTAAAAGAGCACTTGGCAGGTAAGAACTTAAGTCCAGAAGAAGAACTGAAGTATGTTCTAGAGCATGCCAAGACAGGCTTCCGTGTGGAGACAGATATTGTTGGTAAGGATGGTCAAAAATTAACATCAGATGAGCACTATACCAAGGAAGAAATGCAAGAAATCATCAAGTTAGCAAAAGCTTTGCATATTAACCTTGTTCCTGAAATTGACACACCAGGTCACGCCCTTTCATTCGTTAAAGTTCGTCCAGACTTGATGTACAAGGGTCAACTTAGTGCGAGAAAACACAATGTAGAACGTGTAGCTATGTTGGACTTGGATAACAAGTACGAAGAAACACTTGCTTTTGTTAAATCAGTCTATGATAAACTTCTTGATGGTCCAGATGCACCCCTTCATGGCGTTTCTACCGTTCATATCGGTACAGATGAGTATTATGGAAGTCCAGAAAGCTATCGTCGCTATGTCAATGACCTCATCAAGTATATCAAAGGAAAAGGTTATACACCACGTATTTGGGGATCACTCAGCGCCAAACAAGGAAAAACGCTAGTTGATTGGAAAGATGTAGAAGTGGATATCTGGAGCCTTGGATGGCAACGTCCAGCAGCTGCAATTGCTCAAGGCGCCAAGATTATCAATATCACAGATGTTCCAACCTATAGTGTCCCAAGTGGTAGCAATAGTCAAGCTGCTTATGGAGATTATGCTAACTATGAAACTCAGTACAACCGTTGGGCACCAAATGACTTCTCAACAGGTGGTGGCCCACGTCTAGAAGCTTCTAATCCTAATATCATTGGTGGTGGTCATGCGGTTTGGAATGATAATATTGACCTCCATGAAACTGGACTTACTTCTTATGATATCTTTAAACGTTTCTTCAAGAGTATGCAGTCTACTGCAGAACGCACTTGGGGTTCAGACCGTGCAGCTAAGACCTATGCAGACCGTATTCAACCAGCAAGTGTCTATGCACCACAATCTAATCCAGATAAGACCGTAGCTGAAGAAGATTTGTTTAAGATCAATCCTGATACTGTTAAAGATTACCTTGCTAAGAAAGTGAAGACAAGTGAAAAAGGATTGAATTTCGATAAAGACAGTACAATCGAAGGTCTAGTTGGTGACGCAGGACCAAGTCATGTCTTGAAAATGGATGTTACTGTAACTGGTGACGGTGAACAAACCTTCTCAACAAGTGGCAATAATCAACTTTATCTTGCAGATAAGGATGGCTATCTTGCCTATACTTTTGAACAATTCCATATTCAATTCAACAAGAAACTTGAAAAGAACAAACGTTATCAAATCTCTGTTGTAACGAAACCACAATCTACAGAAGTTTATGTAGATGGTGAAAAGGTTGAACGTATTGCAAATCCAGCTAATCCTCGTTTTGCTCATAATAGCTTGGTTCTACCACTTGAAACGATCGGTGGTTTCAAAGGAATCTTGCATAGTGCTGAGTTGTCAAATGAACCATTTGTAAATCCACGTTTGATTCCAAATGATCATTTTACAGTTTCTGCAACTAGTCAAGAATTACCAGGTACCAATGCAGAAGGTCCAGTAGAAAAAGCCTTCGACAATGATCCAAACACCTTCTGGCATTCAAAATGGTCTGGACATCAAGCACCATTCACAGTTGCTATGAACTTGAAAGCAAGTGAAAAAGTCAATGGTTTGACTTATCTTCCACGTCCAGGTGGTGGTAATGGTGTCGTGACATCTTATGAAATCTATGCTCAAAAAGATGGTCAAATGGTTAAAGTTGCTTCAGGAACTTGGGAAAACAATGCCAAAGAGAAAACAGTGAACTTTGATGCAGTTGAAACGGATAAGGTAGAGTTAAAAGTTCTAGCAGGTGTTGCAGGATTTGGTAGTGCTGCAGAAATTCAACTTCTGAAACCAGTTTCTACTACCAATGCAGAAAAGCCAGTTAGTCCAGAGAAACCTGTGACTCCAGAAAAACCTAAAGTTGAAGAAGTAAGCGATGGTACAACTGAACTTGCGGATAACTTTGTAGCTACGAAACCTACAAGTGACGAGGCGGTTGCTGCAGCATCGAAAAGTCAAGATTACCTTAAGAAAGAGTACAAGGTCTTCCCAACGCCACAAAAAGTAACTTACGATGAAGGTGTTACAAAACTCCATAAACAAGTTAATCTTGTTATGGGGGATAATTTGGATATCTATACTCGTAACCGCTTGAAGAGTGTTTTACAAGATCATCAAATCTCATACACAAGCAGTCAATCAGCAGTAGCAGGTGCTACCAATATCTACCTTGGTGTTCATGGTCAAAATTCCCAGGCTGAAAAAGAAGTGTCTGGAATTTCTCAAGGACTCTTTGATAAGATTGATGCCTATGCCTTGTCAATCAAGAACAATACAATCTCTATCGTCGGTAAAGATACAGATGCTGTCTTCTACGGTTTGACAACTCTTAAACACATGCTGAATGAAAGTGAAGCTCCAGTCTTGCGTAACGTAACAGTTGAAGACTATGCTGAAATTAAGAACCGTGGCTTTATCGAAGGATACTATGGTAACCCTTGGAGCAATGCTGATCGTGCTGAGTTGATGCGTTATGGTGGTGACTTGAAGTTGACCCAATACTTCTTTGCACCAAAAGATGATCCATATCACAACAAGAAATGGCGTGAACTTTATCCAGAAGAAAAACTAGCTGAAATCCGTGAATTGGCGCGTGTCGGAAATCAAAATAAGACTCGTTATGTATGGACCATCCACCCATTCATGAATAACCGTATCCGTTTTGGCAACGATGCTGACTACCAAAAAGACCTTGAAACTATTAAAGCTAAATTCACTCAATTGATGGATGTCGGTGTTCGTGAGTTCGGTATTTTGGCCGATGATGCACCAAGTCCAGTTGGTGGCTACAATAGCTACAACCGCTTGATGAAGGACATGACAGACTGGTTGACTGAAAAACAAGCAACTTATGGTGGCCTTCGTAAGGAAATGATCTTTGTCCCAGGTCAATATTGGGGTAATGGCCGTGAAGATGAGTTGAAAGCACTCAATGAAAATCTTCCAACTTCAACCTCTATGACCCTTACTGGTGGTAAGATATGGGGTGAAGTATCCGAAAGCTTCCTCTCTAACCTTAAGAACAATCTGACTGCAGGTGGTAAGACCTATCGTCCAGTTTCTCTATGGGTCAATTGGCCTGTTACAGATAATTCTAAACAACACTTAATCTTAGGTGGTGGTGAGAAATTCCTTCATCCAAATGTTGATCCTAGTCTTCTTTCAGGTATCATGTTGAATCCAATGCAACAATCTGAGCCTTCTAAGATTGCCCTCTTCTCTGCAGCTCAATATGCATGGAAACAATGGAAATCAGAAGAAGAAGCTAAGAAAGTAAACGATATTGCCTTCAACTTTGTTGAAAATGGTAAGTTTACAGATAGCGAAGCATCTCTTGCCTTCCGTGAGCTTGGTAAACATATGATCAACCAAAACATGGATGGTCGTGTTGTGAAGTTGGAAGAGTCTGTTGAACTTGCACCGAAATTGGCGGCCTTCATGTCTAAGTTGAAAGCTGGTCAAGATGTTGGTGCAGAGCGTGAAGGATTGCGTGCAGAATTTGCGAAACTAAAAGCTGCAGCTCAACTTTATAAAGCCTCTGGTGATGAAAAGATGCGTGCTCAAATCCACTACTGGTTGGATAATACCATTGACCAAATGGATGCCTTGAGCGCTCTCCTTGATGGTACAGAAGCTATCGAAAAGAACGATTCTGCAAAACTTTGGGATAGTTACTACAAGGGCTTGAAACTCTACGAACAATCACAAACTTATACTTTCCATTATGTAGATCATGATGAAAAAGCTGAGTTAGGTGTTCAACACATCCGTCCATTCTTGCTTGGACTGCGTGAAATCTTGGCAACAGAAGTTCAAAAAGCCTTGCATCCTGATCAAGTGATTAGTACCTTTATCACAAACCGTACAGGTGTAGAAGGCGGACTTGCTGAGGTAACTGATGGAGATTTGGGAACTCATGCATTAATCAAATCGCCAAACAGTATCAAGACTGGTGATTACATTGGTTTGAAATTTAACAAAGCTGTTCCACTCCAAAACTTGACCTTTGCAATGGGAACTCAAGCAAATCCTCGTGATACCTTTAACAATGCTAAGGTTGAGTATCTTAATGAAAATGATGAGTGGGTAACACTTTCAGAACCAAGCTACACTGGAAATGAATCTCTTATTAAATATGAAAAACTCAATATTCGTGCCAAGGCTGTTCGAATGATTGCGACTTCAGATCGTGATAATACTTGGTTTGCTGTAAGAGAAATTGCTGTTAACCGCCCTGTAGAAGTTACTCGTGCTAAACAGGCAGCTACTGTGACGATTAGTCCAAATCTTATGTACAAGTACAATACGACAGTTGGTCAGATTACAGACGGTCGTGACAATACTGAAGCCATGCTTGCGAATGCTGATCGAACTGATACAACTCCAGTAAATAGTTGGGTACAACTAGACTTAGGCGAAGTCAAACCTGTGACTAAGGTTCGTCTCCACCAAGGTTCAGGAGATAAATTAGCAGAAGGTGTTCTTGAATATTCTGCAGATGGTAACTCATGGCAAGAATTGGATCGCTTGACTGGTGAACAAACCAAAGAAATCGAAACTCCAATTTCAGCTCGCTATGTTCGTATTCGCAATACTAAGAACATCAACCTATGGTGGCGTATCGCTGACTTCTCAGTTGAAACACGTACAGGCAATAGCCAATTGACTGATACAAACGTTGAAAGCTTGAAGTCAACTCCAGTTGATGATAGCCTAGGCCGTTATAATATGCAAATTCCGAGCGGAACAAAACTTCCAGCTAAGAGTTATTTGGGTATGAAACTTGATCGTCTTCACCAAGCTGAACTCATTCAAGCAGTTGGTGCAGAAAATCCATCCCTCAATTTGGAATACTCTCCAAATGCCCAAGAATGGTATCCAGCTGATCAAGTGACAGATAAGTCTTTGGTACGTTATGTTCGTTTGGTCAACAAGACTGACCAAGAACAAGCAGTGACAGCAACCTCTCTACTTGTTCAGACAAAAGAAGTTCAACCAACCACACTTGATTCGACATCAATGGGCATCCATCCAACATACGGTAGAAATGATGTACGTAAGATTAAGAACTTGGATCAATTGTTCGACGGAGTTTACAATAACTTTGTAGAGTTTTCAGACTATGCGCGTAAAGATGGTCATATCACCTTGAAGCTCGGTAGTGAACGTGCAATTAAGAAAATTAGAGCTTACATTCAAGACGGCACTCAAAACTATCTCCGTGATGGTAAGATTCAAGTCAGTCAAGATGGCAAGACTTGGACAGATCTTGTGACAGTTGGTGATGGTGTTGCCAATGAGACACGTGATGATTCCTTGACAGATGGTTGGACACATGATTCTAAGATGCCAGGAAACCGCTACATCGAGGGTGAACTTGCAAGTCCAGTTAAAGCCAATTATCTCCGTGTTCTATTTACAGCTAACTATGATGCTCGTTTTGTAGGCTTCACTGAGTTGGTTATCAATGATGGCGAATTCGTGAAACCGATTAATGATCCAACTGTTCAAGGAAACAGTGGTGAAAGCCAAGGTAACCTCTACAGCAACCTCGTAGATGGTAAAGTCTTGACCAGCTACAAGGCTGAGAAAGACCAAGGTGAGCTTGTTTACCACTTGTCAGAACCGACAGATGTGAACCATATCCGACTTGTTTCAAGTCTTCCGCAAGGAGTGAAGGCTCGAGTATTGGCTCGAACTCTTAAATCAGATAAAAGAGATTCTTGGTCAGAAATAGGTGAGATTACCTCAAGCTTCCAAACATTTGCTGTCCGAGATAAATCTCCATTATTGGATGTGAAACTTGTTTGGGAAGGAGGTAAACCAGAGTTCTACGAAATGACGACATTCCACCAAGAACTTCCAGAGGAACCAGCCAAACCGGCTCCAACTACAAGTAAGGGTGACGAACCATCACCAGTAGTAGAAGTCCCAGAATTTACTGGTGGCGTAAATGGTGTCGAAGCAGCTGTTCATGAAGTTCCAGAATATACTCAAGTCATTGGAACAGCAGGTGATGATGTGGTTCCAGTAGTAGAAGGGCTAGAATTCAAAGGCGGAGTAAACGCAGTTGAGGCAGCTACCCATGAAGTTCCAGAGTATACTGAATCTATGGGAGACTCAAGCAAGCTACCATCACCAGTAGTAGAAGTCCCAGACTTCAAGGGTGGCGTAAATGGCACTGAAGCAGCTGTCCATGAAGTCCCAGAATATAAAGAAACAGCAAGCCCTCAAGCCACTCCAACAGAGGAAAACTTGAAAGATTCGGTTGATAAAGTCGATGGAGATAAGATGAGCAGTGGCAATAGTGATGTTGAAACTACTGTTGAAAAGTTCGATGAATTTGCAAGTGCATCAGTGAAAACAGATCAAGCACAAAAACAAGAACAACCACAAACATCGGTTGCTAAAGTTAAAGATCAACTTCCAGCAACAGGTGGAGAAGAATCAGCTACTTTAGCCTTGTTAGGTGGTCTTGGGCTAGTTCTCTCTGCCGTGTTTGTCAAAAAAGGGAAAAAGGATTAA